The genomic region AGCGCGTCGACCTGCCGCGCCCATCGATCGATACCGGCATGGGACTGGAACGCGTAGCCGCCGTCCTCCAGGGCCAGCACGACAATTATGACATCGACCTGTTCCGCGCATTGATTGCTGCTTCCGAAGAGGCAACCGGCGTCAAGGCGGAGGGCGACCGCCGCGCAAGCCACCGCGTCATCGCCGACCATCTACGTTCATCCGCCTTCCTGATCGCGGACGGTGTGCTGCCCTCGAATGAAGGCCGCGGCTATGTGCTGCGCCGCATCATGCGCCGCGCCATGCGCCACGCACAGTTGCTCGGCGCGGAAGACCCGTTGATGTGGAGGCTCCTGCCGGCGCTCGTCGAGCAGATGGGCCGCGCCTATCCGGAGCTTGCCCGCGCCGAAGCGCTGATCTCCGAAACGCTGAAGCTGGAAGAGACGCGTTTCCGCAAGACGCTGGAGCGCGGTCTGAACCTCCTTTCCGAAGCCTCGGCAGGTCTTTCCGAGGGCGACCGGTTCAACGGCGAAACAGCCTTCAAGCTTTATGATACCTACGGCTTCCCGCTCGACCTGACGCAGGATGCGCTGCGGGCTAAAGGCATCACGGTCGACACCGATGCGTTTTCCGCGGCAATGGAACGACAGAAGGCAGAAGCGCGCGCCAACTGGGCTGGATCGGGTGAAGCCGCGACCGAGACGATCTGGTTTGAACTCAAGGAAAAGCACGGTGCGACGGAATTCCTCGGCTATGACACCGAGGCCGCCGAAGGTGTAATCCAGGCGATCGTCCGCGATGGTCGCGTGGTCGAATCCGCTTCCAAGGGCGAGAGCGTTCAGGTGATCCTGAACCAGACACCCTTCTATGGCGAATCCGGCGGCCAGATGGGCGATACCGGCATTATCGCGACCGACACCGGCAAGCTGACGGTCACCGACACGCAGAAGCGCGGGGAGGGGCTATTTGTCCACTACTGCGTTGTCGGCGAAGGAAGCGTGAAGACTGGCGAGGCGGCTGCGCTCACCGTCGATCACGCGCGTCGCACCCGGCTCCGCTCCAATCACTCCGCGACCCACCTGCTGCACGAGGCGCTGCGCGAGGTGCTCGGCACGCATGTGGCGCAGAAGGGCTCGCTTGTCGCGCCGGACCGGCTACGCTTCGACGTATCGCACCCGAAGCCGATGACGACGGACGAATTGAAGGTCGTGGAGGAGATGGCGAATGAGATCATCGTTCAGAATTCGCCTGTGAAGACGCGACTGATGACCGTTGACGATGCGATCGCGGAAGGCGCCATGGCGCTCTTCGGCGAGAAATACGGCGACGAGGTCCGCGTCGTCTCCATGGGGCAGGGCGTTCGCGGCTCGAAGGCCGGGAAACCGTACTCGGTGGAACTCTGCGGTGGCACGCATGTGTCGGCGACCGGCGACATCGGTCTCGTGCGGATCGTTTCTGAAAGTGCGGTCGGTGCCGGCGTGCGTCGAATCGAGGCGCTGACGGGCGAGGCGGCTCGCGCCTATCTCAACGAGCAGGACGAACGGGTGAAAACGCTGGCGTCCGCGCTCAAGGTCCAGCCGGCGGATGTGCTCGGACGGGTGGAGGCCCTGCTCGACGAGCGCCGGAAGCTGGAGCGGGAGCTGACCGAGGCGAAGAAGAAGCTTGCTCTCGTCGGTGATGGCCAGAATGGTTCGGCCGATGCCGCCCGTGATATCGCGGGCGTTCGCTTCCTTGGCAGGGTCGTGTCCGGCGTCGAGCCGAAGGACCTGAAGAGCCTCGCCGACGATGGCAAGAAGACGCTCGGTTCGGGCGTTGTCGCTTTCGTCGGCGTTTCCGGCGATGGCAAGGCGAGCGCGGTGGTGGCCGTTACCGACGACCTCACCTCGAAGGTCAGTGCCGTCGACCTGGTGCGCGTCGCTTCGGCCGCACTCGGTGGCAAGGGCGGCGGTGGACGCCCGGACATGGCCCAGGCCGGCGGACCGGATGGCAACCGTGCCGCCGAAGCGATCGAGGCGGTCGCTGTAGCGCTCGCCGGTTGACCTACGCTTGATTGAACAGGGGAAAGGGCGCTGCGGCGCCCTTTTTCATGCGCTCTTTTCGTTGCGGATACTTTTGAGCGCCGCTTGAACCGAGGCACGCATCACCACACGTGGCGGGCGAACGTCATGCTGGCGGAGCGTGCGGCGCACCTGCGACCTGGCGCCGGTGATGATAAATCGCACACCCGTCCGCTCGGCCTTCCGCAGCGTCCCCTCAATGACATTGGCAGCGGTCGAATCCATGAAGGGCACCTCCGAGCAATCGAGAATGAAGTTCCGGCGCTGGTCGGCGATGCGGTCGAGGACAGTGCCGACGGTTGCGGCCGAGCCGAAGAAGAAGATGCCCGAGATCCGATAGACCACCGTGTCCGGGTCGTCCGCGATGACCGGGTGTTCTTCCTCGCCATTCTCCTCCTTCAGGGCCTCCAGTGGTTTTGTTTCTCCGACAGAGATGCTCTTTGCCATGCGGTCGATGAAAAGAACCGCGCCGAGCGCGAAGCCGATCACGATGCCCTCCGTCAGCTCGCGGAAGACGACGATGATGAAGGTCGCCAGAAGCACGACCGCATCGCCGTAGGAGGATCGCATGAGCGCCATGAACGCCGGCTTCTCGATCATGTTCCAGGCAACCACGGCGAGCACGCCGGCGAGCGACGCAAGCGGGATGTAGCTCGCGAGCGGAGCGGCGAGAAGCATGAATAAAAGCAGAAAGATGGAGTGCAGCATGCCAGAAACCGGGCTGGTCCCGCCGGCACGCACATTCGTCGCCGTGCGGGCGATCGTCCCGGTAACGCAGATGCCGCCGAAGAGCGCCGAGCAGAAATTCGCGATCCCCTGCGCAATCAATTCCATGCTCGAACGATGCCGGCGACCGGTCATGCCGTCGGCGACGACGGCCGACAGCAAAGACTCGATTGCACCGAGAAGCGCAAAGGAGACGGCA from Sinorhizobium garamanticum harbors:
- the alaS gene encoding alanine--tRNA ligase, giving the protein MSGVNEIRSMFLDYFRKNGHEIVPSSPLVPRNDPTLMFTNAGMVQFKNVFTGLEQRPYSTAATAQKCVRAGGKHNDLDNVGYTARHHTFFEMLGNFSFGDYFKERAIELAWNLITKEYGLDAKRLLVTVYHTDDEAFGLWKKIAGFSDDRIIRIPTSDNFWAMGDTGPCGPCSEIFYDHGEHIWGGPPGSAEEDGDRFIEIWNLVFMQYEQVTKEERVDLPRPSIDTGMGLERVAAVLQGQHDNYDIDLFRALIAASEEATGVKAEGDRRASHRVIADHLRSSAFLIADGVLPSNEGRGYVLRRIMRRAMRHAQLLGAEDPLMWRLLPALVEQMGRAYPELARAEALISETLKLEETRFRKTLERGLNLLSEASAGLSEGDRFNGETAFKLYDTYGFPLDLTQDALRAKGITVDTDAFSAAMERQKAEARANWAGSGEAATETIWFELKEKHGATEFLGYDTEAAEGVIQAIVRDGRVVESASKGESVQVILNQTPFYGESGGQMGDTGIIATDTGKLTVTDTQKRGEGLFVHYCVVGEGSVKTGEAAALTVDHARRTRLRSNHSATHLLHEALREVLGTHVAQKGSLVAPDRLRFDVSHPKPMTTDELKVVEEMANEIIVQNSPVKTRLMTVDDAIAEGAMALFGEKYGDEVRVVSMGQGVRGSKAGKPYSVELCGGTHVSATGDIGLVRIVSESAVGAGVRRIEALTGEAARAYLNEQDERVKTLASALKVQPADVLGRVEALLDERRKLERELTEAKKKLALVGDGQNGSADAARDIAGVRFLGRVVSGVEPKDLKSLADDGKKTLGSGVVAFVGVSGDGKASAVVAVTDDLTSKVSAVDLVRVASAALGGKGGGGRPDMAQAGGPDGNRAAEAIEAVAVALAG
- a CDS encoding SulP family inorganic anion transporter encodes the protein MPDSLVPKTVSVFKEGYDGARLKADAFAGLTVAIVALPLSMAIAIASGVTPDRGLYTAIVGGFLVSLLGGSRVQIGGPAGAFIVLVAATGARHGLDGLLLATAMSGVMLVAAGYLRLGNYIKFIPYPVTVGFTAGIAVIIFASQLRDLFGLTLSGREPGPIIEKLATLGLAAGTVNWAAVLTAALTIGIILALRKLRPHWPGMLIAVAAASAFVALLQLPAETIGTRFGGIPRGLPSPALPPFSLEKAAAVFPDAVSFALLGAIESLLSAVVADGMTGRRHRSSMELIAQGIANFCSALFGGICVTGTIARTATNVRAGGTSPVSGMLHSIFLLLFMLLAAPLASYIPLASLAGVLAVVAWNMIEKPAFMALMRSSYGDAVVLLATFIIVVFRELTEGIVIGFALGAVLFIDRMAKSISVGETKPLEALKEENGEEEHPVIADDPDTVVYRISGIFFFGSAATVGTVLDRIADQRRNFILDCSEVPFMDSTAANVIEGTLRKAERTGVRFIITGARSQVRRTLRQHDVRPPRVVMRASVQAALKSIRNEKSA